CATCCCACCGGAGTTGGGCACGCGCGCGCGGTTCCTCCTCCTTACGGATGAGATCGCGCGCATCGACCCCGAGAGGCGCGCGCCGCCTTGCTTTGCGCCCCTCTCGCAACCACAACCCCCTTCCTGGACGTCTTCCGAGCGTGTTCTGGATGGTGGCCCTGCCCTCACGCGACGGGCGGCAGTACGTGTACCGGGTGTACGCACCCCGGGACGCGCTGCCGGCCGATCTGTTCTGGGCGGCCTTCCACTGCCACGAGGAGGACGGGGCACCACGGGCCTCCGACAGCTTCGACGCGGCCGAGATCTGGTGGATCGGCGGCGGCGCGGGACCGGCGACAGCAGAACTGACGGTTCATCAGTATTGAATGTTCACGGCCGCCCCGCTACGTTCCGCGACACCGGAACCCAGTTGGCACGCGTGAAGGGGTGGTCTCATGGCCGAAGTCAGCGCGGAGGCACGGATCGAGGCGCCGGCCGGAAAGGTCTGGGCGCGGCTCACGGACTTCTCCTCGTACGGCGAGTGGAACGCCACCCACACCAGCTTCCCGAACGGCGGCCCGGCCGCCCTGGAGGCGGGTGCCACCTTCACGGAGAACATGAAGCTGATGGGCTTCCCCGCCGAGGTGCTGTGGGCGGTGGAGGAGCTGGAGGCCGAGCGGGCGTTCGCCATCAGGGGCAAGGGCCCGATGGGGGTCGTCGTCGGAACGCGCTACTCCCTGACGGCGGAGGGGGACGCGACGACGGTGCGGATCGACGGGGAGTTCACCGGTGCGGCGGTCTCCCTGATGGCGGGCAAGCTCAAGGACTCGGCGACGGCGGCACTGACCGAGTCCCTGCGCAAGCTCTCGGGCCTGGTGGCCTGACCCGTACCGCCGGAAAGACGGAAGGGCCCCGCGACGACGGTCGCGGGGCCCTTCCGGTGGATCTCAGTGCTCGTCGGCGAGGATCAGATACAGCTTCTTGCGGGCCTCGTTGATCACGGCGACCGCCTTCTGCCGCTGCTCGGGGGTGCCGGTCTTCCAGACCTGCCCGAACGCCTCCATCAGACCGAAGCCGGCCTGCCGGATCTCGTTCACGGCGTCCCAGTCGACCCCGCGCCCGGCTTCCTCCCACGGCGCCTCGGGGCCCTCGTCGGCCTCGGCGCGCCCGGTATCGGTGAGCGTGAACAGCTTCTTGCCACCCTCGGTCGCGCTGGTGATCAGCCCCTCGTCCTCCAGCAGCTGGAGGGTCGGGTAGACCGAGCCGGGGCTGGGCTTCCAGGCCCCTTCACTGCGCTCGCCGATCTCGCGGATCATCTCGTAGCCGTGCATCGGGCGGTCCTTCAGGAGCGCCAGGATCGAGGCGCGCACGTCACCGCGCCGCGCCCGCCCCCGGCCGCCGCCGCCGCGCCCGGGCCGGTCGAAGGGCCCGCCGAACGGCCCACCGCGGAACCCGGGCCCGAACGGCCCGAACGCCGCACGCCGCCCTTCGAAGTCCCCCCGAGGACCGGGGCCGCAGCCTCCACGACCGTGGCCGTGTCCGTTTCCGTACTCGTGTCCATGTGAACGCATCGCAACGCTCCTTCCATCGAGAATCATCGTCGAACTGTCGCGATGGCTCAACGATATATCGGAACTGTTCACCGAACAAGACCCGACCGATCGGTCACGCACGAAGGCGCTAGAGCCGCGGAAGAACGTCCCTCACGAACACGAGCCCGTCGCAGGCCCCGAGATGGGCCGGGTCGAACGAGGCGTAGCCGAACCAGGGGGACACGCGGGGCGCGGGCCGCGCATCGCCCAGGACGGCGGCAAGACGACGCACGTCGACGAGGCGGCTGTCCTCCGGGAGGGCGTACAGGAGCCCCTCGACGGTGTCCGGCGGCGGCGCGTCCACGCCCTGGTGCCGGATCGTGCCCAGGGCCATCGCCACGAAGGCGTACTCCTCGCCGAGCTGTGCGCTGACCAGCGCACCGGCGCTCCACCACTCCAGCGGCCGCCCGCCCATCCGCATCGAGCTCTTCTCCCGCTGGAGGTGGGCGTTCTGGGCGTAGGCGAAGGTCGGGCCGCGGTCGGCGAGCGCGAGCAGGTTGAGGGACATCATCCGGTCCCGTACGGCCACCAGCCGGGCGAGGCGGGCCGGCGAGGTGTCGGCCATCCAGTGGTGGTAGCGCAGCAGACCGAGCGCGGTGCGGCCGTGCAGGCGCGCCCGGTCCAGCTCCTCCGGCGGGCTCACCGCGCTCAGGTGCGGCCGCTGTTCGTCGAGGAGCGCCGCCAGGTCGTCGGCGAGCAGCCGCAGCCGGCCGGCCTCGGCGGACCGCCCCGCGGACCGGGCCGGGTCCATCATCGCGGCGGGCTCGGTCCACCGGCCGTCGCCGCCGAGCAGCTCGTCGAGCGTGTCCGGGGTACAGGGAAGCAGGTCCGCGTCCACGTGGGCGGCGAGGTATCCGTGGAGTGCGGTGAGGGCCTGCCGGGGGCTCTCGGCGCCGGTGATCTCCAGCGGGCCGTCGAATCCGGCGAAGCGAAGGTGCTCGGAGGCGGGCCGGCCCTCGTTGTGCGAGCGCATCCAGCGCACGAGTTCGCGGTTGGCCGCGGAGGCGCCCCAGCCATGGCTGAATCCGTGCTTCATGGCCTCGTCGAGAGTCCCGGTCCCGGTGGTGACGTACGCGTCCACGACCAGGCCCCTCAGGCAGTCGGTCTCGACCGCGATCGTCCGGTAGCCCGCCTGCTCGACGAGCTGCCGGAAGAGCTCGTTGCGCAGTTCGAGCAGGGTGTCCTCGCCGTGGGTGGGCTCGCCGAGGGCGAGCAGTCGGGGCCGGGACGGAAGCAGCCCCAGGACGGAGGCAGCGTCGACGGGATGGGTGGTGTCCTTGATGTCAGTCGCCATGCCTTCCACGCTATCGTTGAACATTCGGTGGAGACTTTTTCGCGAGCGACCCGCGATACTGTCGCTCTCATGGGGAAAAACCTTCAAAGCGAGGTGCGGCTCAGGCCGGTGGATCTGGCGCGCGAGCACGGTCTCTCGACGCAGGCGGTCAGGAACTACGAGGAGGCCGGCATCCTCCCGGCCGCCGCTCGCACGCCCCACGGCTACCGCACGTACACCCCGCTGCACGCCGGGGCCCTGCGCGCGTTCCTGGCCCTGCTGCCCGGCCATGGACACCCGACGGCGACGGCGATCATGCGGGCCGTGAACGACGGGACGGTCGACGAGGCGTTCCGACTGATCGACGAGAGCCACGCCCAGCTCCTCGACGACCGACGGACCCTCCGCGCCGTGGAGGACGCCCTCCGTGACCTGGACCGGGAGCCCACGACGCCGCCCGAGCGCGGCGGCACCTTCGTCGGCCCGCTGGCGAGGAGGCTCGGCATCCGCCCCGCGACCCTGCGCAAGTGGGAGGAGGCGGGCCTGGTCCACCCGCACCGAGACCCGAGGACCGGGTACCGCGTGTACGACGGAGCCGCCGTGCGGGACGCCCGGCTGGCCCACCAACTCAGGCGCGGCGGCTACCCGCTGGAGCGGATCGCACCACTGCTCGCCCATGTACGGACGGCGGGCGGCCTGGCACCCCTGGAGGCCACACTGACCGACTGGCAGGGCCGCCTGTCGGCCCGCGGCCGCGCGCTGCTGACGGGGGCCGCGGAGCTGGAGACGTACCTCCGCGAACGCGACGGAGACCGCCCCGCCTGACAGGATCAGCGCCATGCCGACACAAGACCTCGTACGCGAAGCCCGCGAGCTCTGGGAGGAACTGGCCGGGGCAGCACGGTCGTTCACACCCGGGGGCACTGTCAGCGTGATCGTTTCGCCCGAATCACGCCTGTGCCCGTCCGGATGGGTCGGCGTCGTCGCCCTCGCCGGATCGGCGATCGTGACCGTGCCGAGCGAGAAGACCGCCGCGACCGTGCGCACCGCCTTCTCGGGCCTTCCGGTGGAGGCGCTTGTGGACGCCGCCTCCGTCCGTGACGTCCTGCCCGTGGCCAGGACGCTCGGACCCGCGACCCTGGCGTACGCATCCCCGGAGGGCTTCCGCCCGGTCACCGGTCCCTCGCCGGTGGAACGGCTGCCCGCCGGCCATCCGGCCCTGCGCGCCCTCGAAGCGGCCGCCGGGCAGGAGGACTCCGCGGAGGCCTCCCTGGACGAGATCACCTCCCCCGCGTTCGTGGTCCGTGAGGGCGGCCGGGTCGTGGCCGCCGCCGGATACGAGGGCTGGCCGCGCCGGACCGCCCACATCAGCGTGCTGACGGCACCGCAGGCCCGGGGCCGCGGGCTCGCGCGGACGGCGGCCTCGGCCGCGGTCGCGCACGCCCTCGCCGCCGGACTCCTGCCGCAGTGGCGCGCGCGTCCCCCGGCCTCCCGGCGGGTCGCCGCAGCCCTGGGCTTCGAGGAGCTGGGCGCCCAACTCTCCCTGGAGCTCGCCTGAAAGAGCCGGCGCCACGAGCGTCTGCGACACTCCTGCGGTGATCACCAAGGACACCGCCCCGCTCTTCACCCAGTTCACCTCCCCCGAGGCGCTGCCCGCCGGGCTGGCGCCGGCCCTCGCCGACTGCTGGACCGAGGTGAGCGACGCGGGCGGAGCGGCCGGGTTCCCCTTCCCGCCGGTCGACCCGGCGGAGGTCGCCGCCGCGGTCGACCGCATCGTCACCGGACTCGACCCGGCCAGCAGCCGTCTCGTGGTCGCCACGGTCGACAGCGCCCTCGCGGGCTGGCTGTGCCTCCGCCGCGACCTCTTCCGCCTGGTCGCGCACTGGGGCACCCTGCACCACGTCCAGACCCGCCTCGCGGTACGAGGCCGGGGCATCGGCGCGGGCCTGGTCCGGCACGCCCGCACGATCGCCCGCGACGAGATGGGCCTGGAGCAGTTGCGCCTCGCGGCCCGCGGCGGCATCGGCCTGGAGGACTTCTACGGCCGGCTCGGCTGGCGGGAGATCGGCCGCTGGCCCGCAGCCCTCCGCCTGGCCGCCGACGACGACCGCGACGAGATCCTCATGGTCCTGACACCCCTGTGACCCCGGCGCCACGACGCGCCCGCACGGCACGCACGACCCGGGTGATCCCGTATCCGAGCACCCACGGCAGCACCGTGATCCCGAGGACGTACACGAGGAGGTAGCCGACGAGGTCCTCGGTCCGCGTCGGCTGGTCCCAGGGCAGGACCAGGGCGGTCGCGGACACCCCCACCGGCAGCAGCGGCAGCAGCACCGTCCACAGCCACGGCCACGGACCGTGCCTCCGGGCGCACCACACACCCGTCGCGGCCATGAGGAACGGCCCGAACGGCACCCACAGCAGCACCGGGTAGAACAGCAGCGCCCACCACTCGTCCCCGTACCCGAACATCATCGAAGCCCCCCGGCGCACTCGCCCCCGCACGACCCGCCAGGCCGACGCGGACAGGGACGGGTCCAGTTCTCCGCGATTGGCCTTGGCCCGCGGTTTTCCTCCCCCGGTACGGTCGGTCGCATGCGCATCCGAATCGTCGACGCCTTCACCGACCGGCCTTTCTCCGGCAACCCGGCCGGGGTCCTGCTCCTCGACTCCTTCCCCGAAGACGCCTGGCTCCAGAAGGTCGCCGCGGAGGTCAACCTCTCCGAGACGGCCTTCGCCCACCCGCTGCCCGCCGGTGGCGAGGCGGACTGGGCCCTGCGCTGGTTCACCCCGACCACCGAGGTCGACATGTGCGGCCACGCGACCCTGGCCACGGCCCACGTCCTGCACAGCACCGGCACCGCGAGCGGCACCGTCCGCTTCGCGGCCCGCTGCGGCCTCCTGATCACCACCGCCGAGGCCGACGGCACGATCACGATGGACTTCCCGACCTCCTCCCTCACCCCGGTCCCCGTCCCCGAGGGTCTGGAGAAGGCGCTCGGCGCGGAGATCGTCGCCGTCCACGACACGGCCGCCCACATCGGCGACCTCGTCGTCGAGCTGCGCGACGAGGCCGCGGTCCGCTCCCTCGCCCCGGACTTCGCCGCCCTGAAGGTCCTCTCCACGCGCGGCATCATCGCGACCGCCGCCGCCGAACACCCCGACAGTGGCTACGAGTTCGTCTCGCGCGGCTTCTTCCCCGCCGTCGGCATCGACGAGGACCCGGTGACGGGCAGCGCCCACACCGCGCTCGCCCCGTACTGGTCGGCCCGGTTCGGCCGCGAGGAGCTCACCGGCTTCCAGGGCGGCGCCCGTACGGGCCACGTCCGCACCCGCCTGCGGGGCGACCGCACCCTCCTGAACGGCCACGCCGTCACGGTCATCGAGGGCGACCTGCGCGTCTGACGCACGAAGAGAGCGACGTACGGAGACGTACGGGAAGGGGTGCGCGGCCCACCGGGCCGCGCACCCCGTCTCCCACGTCCCGCGTCCGTCACACGGTCGGCAGCCAGTCCACCTTCCCGGCCAGCAGCCCGTACCCGACGAAGGCCACGATGTCGAGCAGCGCGTGCGCCGCGACCAGCGGCCCGACCCGCCCCCAGCGGCGGTAGAGCAGCACGAAGACGACGCCCATCACCATGTTGCCGAGGAAGCCGCCGATCCCCTGGTAGAGGTGGTACGAGCCGCGCAGCACCGAGCTCGCCACCAGCGCGGCCATCGGCGACCACCCCAACTGGCCGAGGCGCCGCAGCAGATAGCCGACGACGATGACCTCCTCCAGGACGGCGTTCTGGATCGCCGAGAGGATGAGCACCGGGTACTTCCACCACACGTCGGGCAGCGCCTCGGGCACCACCGTCAGGTTGAACCCGGACGCCCTCGCCGCGAGGTAGAAGGCGAGGCCCGCGCTCCCGATCCCGGCCGCGACCAGCGCCCCGCGCCCGAGGTCGGACCACGGCCGGCTCCGGTCGAAGCCGATGGCCCGCAGCCCCCGCACACCCGGCCCTTCCCTCATCAGCAGGTGGGCGACGAGGACGACCGGCACGAGTGCGGTGGCGATGCCGAAGAGCTGCCAGGTCAGGTCGAGCCAGGGCCGCCCGGGAGCGTACGAGCCGTTGAGCGTCGCCGCCTGCTCCTTCAGCGCCCCCGGCTTGGTGAGCGAGCCGATGAAGCTGATGAGCGCCGACACCCCGCTCGCCCCGAGCGAGAGCGCGAGCACGATGAGCGTCTCGGAGCGCAGCACGCCGCGCGGCAGGCCGTCGGGGGGCAGGGAACCGTCCCTCAGTCGTTGCTCCGACACCACACCTGTCTCCGTCCCCGTCGCGGGCCCATGCCGTTCCGGCGGCCCCGGCCGACCGGGACCACCTGGACATGATCGCCCATGGAGGCGGACGGGGAGGAGGTCAGCCGATCCCCACCGGCCAGGTGTGCACCGGCTCGCCCGCGAGCATGAGCGTCCGGTACCGCCGGGTCGTCGCCGCGAGGGCCGCTTCCCGGTCGAGGCCCGAGTCCAGGGCCCGGTGGAAGGTGTCGGCCTGCCAGGAGGCGCCGTTCACCTTCCGCAGACAGCGCTGCTCGATCACCCCGAGGTAGAAGTCCCGGTCGGCGGGCTCGATGTGCCAGGCGTCGAGCCCGGCGGCGGCGAGCGGCAGCAGTTCGTCGAGGACGAGGCGTACGGCCGGCAGGGTCGCGATGCCGCCGGCCCGCCCCGAGCGGGGCCAGCGCAGCTCCGCCTCGATGCCGTGGCGGCAGGCGGTGTCGAAGTTGGCCTCGGCGTCCTGGAAGGTCATCCGCTTCCACACCGGCCGGGGGTCGTCGGCGAGCGAGCGGACGAGGCCGTAGTAGAAGGCCGCGTTCGCGATGACGTCGGTCACGGTCGGCCCCGCCGGCAGCACCCGGTTCTCGACCCGCAGGTGCGGGACCCCGTCGACCCAGCCGTACACCGGCCTGTTCCAGCGGTAGACGGTGCCGTTGTGCAGGACCAGCTCCTGGAGGCGCGGGACCTCGCCCCGGTCGAGGACGAGCAGCGGGTCCTCCTCGTCGCAGAGCGGCAGCAGGGCGGGGAAGTAGCGGACGTTCTCCTCGAAGAGGTCGTACACCGAGTCCACCCACCGCTCCCCGAACCAGGTGCGCGGCCGTACGCCCTGGGACTGCAGCTCGGGCGGCCGGGTGTCGGTGGCCTGCATGAAGAGCGGCGGCCGGGACTCGCGCCACAGCTCGCGGCCGAAGACGAAGGGCGCGTTGGCGCCGAGCGCGATCTGGACGCCGGACACGGCCTGCGCGGCGTTCCACACGGCGGCGAACCGGGCCGGTGTCACCTGGAGGTGCAGCTGCACCGAGGTGCAGGCCGCCTCGGGCACGATCGACTCGGAGGTGCACAGGAGGCGTTCGACGCCGTGGATGTCGAGGGTGAAGTCCTCGCCGCGGGCGGCGAGTATCTGGTCGTTGAGAAGCGTGTAGCGGTCGTTGTCCGAGAGGTTCTCGGGGACCAGGTCGCGCTGGGCGAGCGTGGGGAGTATGCCGATCATGACGACGCCCGCGTCGAGTTCCGCGGCCTTGCGGTCGGCATATCCGATGCCGGTTCCGATCTCTTCCGCGAGACGGTCGAATACGCGCCCGTGGAGCTGGTGGGGCGCGATGTTCACTTCGAGGTTGAACATTCCGAGTTCCGTCTGGAAATCGGCACTGGCGATCTTTTCGAGAACCGGCCCGTTCAGCATCCTGGGCAGCCCGTCGGTGCCGGCGAGATTGAGTTCGATCTCCACGCCCATGAGATTGCGGGGCCGGTCGAACCGCTTCTCCGCCAACAGCCTCGCGAGCCCCGCGAGACACTGCTGGAGTTTTCTGCGGTACTGCTGCCGGTCGGACGGGCCGAACCCGTCGGCCACGACCTTCTGCCCCATCGAAGCGTCCCTCCCCGAGTGGGCGGCCGCCGGGACGGCCGCGCGTCACGGACGATGATGCCCACCCCGCTGATCCACAACGCCTGCGGAACCGGCCTGTCGGAGGATAGGCTGGACGGAGCGCTCCACCGGCACATCCCGAAGGCATGGAACACGCGACATATACCAATGTCATATTGTCCTTGGATCCCGGGTCGGAATTCAGCCGTCCGCCTTCGCGGGGAATGCGCAGGTGAGAGCGGTATCGTCCTCGTGATTCCGCTTCAACTCCCCGCGATTAAGGCCTGATGACGCCTTGTCAGGAATATCCGCGAGGTCTAGCGGAAACACTGTGTGAACACGTGTCGTATAAACTCCGCGGACGAGGCAGAGTGTTGGCGCCCGGCCATGGCCTCATGGCCCCTCTCTGGCCCCGCCGCCGACAGCGCCGTCGTACCTGCCCACGCATCACCGTGTCTCCTGAGTGAGAGGCGACCCACCATGCTCCGACCCTCCCCGGCCCCTGCGCCGGCTCTCCGCAGTGTCCTCGCGGCTCTCGGCTCACCGACCGCCGTCAGCGCGCCGCGAACTCCCGCACTGCGGGCCGCACAGGGACCGCTGAGCCCCGAACACCCGCTGCCCGTGCACGTCCTCGGCGTCACCGGAGCACCGGGGCTCGCACCCCGCACCCGGCTCGCCGGCTGGCGCTTCCTGATCCGGAGCGGGGACCGGGCGATCGCCGCCGCGGACACCATGCTCACCCCCGACGGCTGGGCCTTCTCGCACTTCTTCGAAGGTCCGTACGTCTCCGCCACGGAACGGGCCCTGCTCCAGGCCGAGGCCCTGCCGGTCACCTACCGGCCACGGCTGCTGTCCGTACCGGAGCTCTACATGCTGACGCTCTGGCTGCAGGCCGGACCGGAGGCGGACGGCACCACCGTCGCCCCGGCCGCGGCCGATCTGATGGTGCCGCTGGCCCCCGCACCCCCGGGGATCGCGGCCCACCGCCCGTACCAGGTCGCCGATCTCCTGCCCGTGCTCAGTACGCGACTCGCGCCGCCGCCCCTCCTGGGCTCGCCGGCGCCCGCCTGATCGAACCCACGCGTCGCCGCCCCGTGACCCGCCCGGGTCATGGGGCGCACTCCTGTCCGAGCCGTGCGCCCGAACGCGCCTCCCGAACGCCCCTCCCGTACGGACTAGCCCGCTGGGACCACTCCGAACCACCCGAAGAGACGGTGCAGTTGACCTGAACCGCCCCTGCGGGTGATGCGTCTTCCCAGGAGAGGACGAGCTGCCGCGAAATACCTGCGGAAGACCGTCCGTGGGGCAAGACTGGGGACCGGAACCGAACCGACCGACGGGGGCGGCCATGAGCGCACAGAGCCGCAGGACATCCACCACGACGCAGCGAAAGAACCCACCCATGTGCCAGCATCAGCCTGCCTGTCCCACCGCCGACTCCGCCGACCGGGAGGCGGCCCGACTGATGGCACACCACCCGGAGCAGGGCTGGAGCCTGCTGTGCAACGGTGTCCTGCTCTTCGAGGACACCGGTGAACTGCTGCCGGACGGGCAGATCATCGCCCCGCACCGGCCGCTGACGGCGGGACAGGTGACGACCGCCGCCTGAACTCGGGCGGCAGGACACCGTACGAGGGAAACGCCGAGGGCCGGCCCGGAGGAGATCCTCCGAACCGGCCCTCGACGCGTGCTCAGTTGTCGTACTCGTCCAGCGGCGGGCAGGAGCAGACCAGGTTCCGGTCGCCGAAGGCACCGTCGATGCGGCGCACCGGCGGCCAGTACTTGTCGGCGGCCGAGACACCGGCCGGGAAGACCGCCTCGTCGCGGGTGTACGGGTGGTTCCACTCGCCGCCCAGCGCGGCCGCGGTGTGCGGGGCGTTGTGCAGCGGGTTGTCGTCGGCGGGCCACACGCCCGAGGCGACCTTCTCGATCTCGGCGCGGATCGCGATCATCGTGTCGCAGAAGCGGTCGAGCTCGGTCAGGTCCTCGGACTCGGTCGGCTCGATCATCAGCGTGCCGGCCACCGGGAAGGACATCGTCGGCGCGTGGAAGCCGTAGTCGATGAGGCGCTTCGCGATGTCGTCGACGCTGACGCCGGTGGCCTTGGCCAGCGGACGGATGTCCACGATGCACTCGTGCGCGACCAGCCCGTTCGGACCGGTGTAGAGCACCGGGAAGTGCGGCTCCAGGCGCTTGGCGATGTAGTTCGCCGCCAGCACGGCCACCTGGGTGGCGCGCTTGAGGCCCTCGCCGCCCATGAGGCGCACGTACGACCAGGAGATCGGCAGGATGCCGGCGGAGCCCCACGGGGCGGCCGAGATCGGACCGACACCGGTCTCCGGGCCCGCGGTGGGCTGGAGCGGGTGGTTCGGCAGGTACGGGGCGAGGTGGGCGCGGACGCCGACCGGGCCGACGCCGGGGCCGCCGCCGCCGTGCGGGATGCAGAAGGTCTTGTGCAGGTTCAGGTGCGAGACGTCGCCGCCGAAGTGACCCGGCTTGGCCAGACCGACCAGCGCGTTGAGGTTGGCACCGTCGACGTACACCTGGCCGCCGGCCTCGTGGACCTCGGCGCAGATGTCGGCGACGTGCTCCTCGAAGACGCCGTGCGTGGACGGGTAGGTGATCATCAGCACGGACAGCTCGTCGCGGTACTGGGCGATCTTGGCGCGCAGGTCCTCGACGTCGACCTCACCGTCGTCGGCGGTCTTGACGACGACGACCTTCATGCCGGCCATGACCGCGGAGGCGGCGTTGGTGCCGTGCGCGGAGGACGGGATGAGGCAGACCGTGCGCTGCTCGTCGCCGTTGGCGCGGTGGTAGGCGCGGACGGCGAGCAGACCGGCCAGCTCACCCTGCGAACCGGCGTTGGGCTGGATGGACACCTTGTCGTAGCCGGTGACCTCGGCGAGGCGCTCCTCGAGCTCGTCGATGAGCGTGACGTATCCGGCGGCCTGGTCGATCGGCGCGAAGGGGTGGATCTGGCCGAACTCGGGCCAGGTCACCGGCTCCATCTCGGTGGTCGCGTTCAGCTTCATGGTGCAGGAGCCGAGCGGGATCATGCCGCGGTCGAGCGCGTAGTCGCGGTCCGCGAGCTTGCGCAGGTAGCGCAGCATCGAGGTCTCGGAGCGGTGCGCGTGGAAGACCGGGTGGGTCAGGTACGCGTCGGAGCGCAGCAGACCGGCGGGCAGCGTGTCCTCGGTGGCGGCGTCGAGGGCCTCGACGTCGGCCGTGACACCGAAGGCACCCCAGACGGCGGCGAGCTGCTCGCGCCCGGTGGTCTCGTCGCAGGAGATCGACACGAGGTCGGCGTCGACGCGGTAGAGGTTCACC
This is a stretch of genomic DNA from Streptomyces sp. R44. It encodes these proteins:
- the gcvP gene encoding aminomethyl-transferring glycine dehydrogenase; protein product: MTANRTPLSELEQGIPFEQRHIGPDAEARAKMLAQVGYGSLDELTAAAVPDVIKNAEALGLPAARTEAEVLAELRTLADRNQVLAPMIGLGYYGTFTPPVILRNVMENPAWYTAYTPYQPEISQGRLEALLNFQTMVADLTGLPTSGASLLDEGTAAAEAMALSRRVGKVKNGVFLVDADALPQTIAVIETRAEPTGVEVVVADLSDGIPADVAERGVFGVLVQYPGASGAVRDIKPLIDAAHELGAIVTVAADLLALTLLTSPGELGADIAVGTTQRFGVPMGFGGPHAGYMAVQDKHARSLPGRLVGVSVDADGNRAYRLALQTREQHIRREKATSNICTAQVLLAVMAGMYAVYHGPDGLKQIAERTHRYAALLAAGLTAGGVEVVHGSYFDTLTVRVPGKADEVVAAAREAGVNLYRVDADLVSISCDETTGREQLAAVWGAFGVTADVEALDAATEDTLPAGLLRSDAYLTHPVFHAHRSETSMLRYLRKLADRDYALDRGMIPLGSCTMKLNATTEMEPVTWPEFGQIHPFAPIDQAAGYVTLIDELEERLAEVTGYDKVSIQPNAGSQGELAGLLAVRAYHRANGDEQRTVCLIPSSAHGTNAASAVMAGMKVVVVKTADDGEVDVEDLRAKIAQYRDELSVLMITYPSTHGVFEEHVADICAEVHEAGGQVYVDGANLNALVGLAKPGHFGGDVSHLNLHKTFCIPHGGGGPGVGPVGVRAHLAPYLPNHPLQPTAGPETGVGPISAAPWGSAGILPISWSYVRLMGGEGLKRATQVAVLAANYIAKRLEPHFPVLYTGPNGLVAHECIVDIRPLAKATGVSVDDIAKRLIDYGFHAPTMSFPVAGTLMIEPTESEDLTELDRFCDTMIAIRAEIEKVASGVWPADDNPLHNAPHTAAALGGEWNHPYTRDEAVFPAGVSAADKYWPPVRRIDGAFGDRNLVCSCPPLDEYDN